GCCGCCGGTACGCCGAGAATGCGGGGCTTTTGCGGGCGATAAAGATTCAAACAGCTCGCATCTTCACCGGGCAATAAGCGCATCGCTATCACCTGAGTTAGATGCGCCAGCGCCGAATCGTCTTCTGCAATTCCCAATTCCGATCTGCCGCTCGCCGCATTCAAATCCTGGTGCAGTGGCACGGCCGATTCCGCAACCAGGGCAAACCCGCCGCCGCCGGAATTTTTGAGCAGCACTTCAGCGCCAAATTCGCGGCGGCTCGCGCCTACAGCCACGATAACAAAGCTCGCGCATGCCACCAAGGCAATGCTCAACATGCTGCGGCCCGGCCGGCGCACGGTGTTTCTCATACCCATCTCCAGCAACCGTGTGATCGGCAAAATGCGGCGATAACGGCGCTCTTGCCGGCGCAGCCAGAATGAAATCCCGGCCAAACCGGCGATCAACAACAACGCGCCGCACGCAAAAAACAATACTGGCGATTGCGCCGAACCTTGCAGCAGCGTGAATATCAGCAAAACGGCGGCACTCCCCAGCGCGGACCAGAAGACTATCGGCGCGAGGCGGCCGGGTTTTGTTTCACCCGGCGTTGTAACGCCATGCAACAGCGCCGGCGCGGGAGTCTTGCGCAATTGCCGGAGCGTCAACCAAATTGCCAACGCAATAATCGCCATCGCCAGAAGATATCCTGCTATCAAGCTGACCGGGTTCACATGGAGTTGGAGAAAAGCTGCGCCAATCGCCTCAACCCACCAGGTGCGCAAACCGGTGATCAAGAGCCCGGCGTAGGCAATCGCGCCGCCCAGGCCGAACAAGCAACCGAGTCCGGCAACGACGCCGGCCTCCTGCAATGCGCGTCGCGTCACGGATTTTTGCGGAAAGCCGACGGCGCGCAAAAGGCCCAGTTCATTTGCGCGTTGCTCGATGCCGAGCCGAAACAGCATACCCACCAACAAAGTCGCGGAAACAATGAGAAACAAGCTGAAGCCGATGAACAATCCGCTGAAATCCGTTGCGCCAGAAGAGGCCGCCAGTCCCTGCGCTTTGACTGCTTGCATCGCGAAGCCGGCCTGCTCGGGTTGGATTCGTTTTAGTAAATTTTCTTCGAGCCGGCTTTGCGTTGTTTGCAAATCCATGCCGGGCGCTGCTGCCAGGCGAATCGCAGTCAACTTGCCAAAGCGGCTTTGCCACAAACGCTGGCCGGTCGCCAGAGCGATAAACGCTTTGGGTGTGGCGCGATACTCATCCCAATACGCTTCATCTTTCGGGCGAATCAACTTGAGATCGATCGGGAATGGTGGATCCCACGCTTGCATATTGTCGACTTCGTGAATGCCGGGAAATTCCGGCGTGAGATCACGGTCCGCGGCCAGGCCGTCGATTTGGATGACGCCTTTCACGCGAAACGGCGTTGTTCGGGTTACCAATTGTTCGCCCGGACCGACGACGTAGTAACTCACGGCTATGGTATCTCCCGGACTTGCTTGCAAATCTTCCGCAGCCCAGGAATTCAAAAGAATCTCATCATCAGCGAGCGCCGGTGCCGGCGAACCGTCCATCAAACGAAAGTCGCCGAATTCTTCCGGCAGCGAAGGCAATGCCGTGATGGTGGAATAAGGCAGCAGGTTGCCGTTGGCCGTCAGGCTGTTGGCGAGATAAGTATAAAGATGAAGATTCGGCGCGCGCATTTCCGCCAGGC
The Cytophagia bacterium CHB2 DNA segment above includes these coding regions:
- a CDS encoding ABC transporter permease, giving the protein SLRDLTLERLGRIDYALLSERFVREDLTNDLSRDHDFQQEFENAAPAILLNGNATHAKSRARAARINIQGVDHRFASLFNDAGDSLQIYLNKKSGQIFPSLVINSSLQQELNAHVGDQVLLNFEQPSDIHRESVLGDKRSIEVVRTLRLTVTKILPDLGLGRFGLLTQQTFPRNAFVALSVLQEALEEEGKTNAIFIAQKTDSESASHEHVLRQALQRTFNLEDLGLTLAQTGGQLALTSPQLLIAPALQAAIDSSLAEMRAPNLHLYTYLANSLTANGNLLPYSTITALPSLPEEFGDFRLMDGSPAPALADDEILLNSWAAEDLQASPGDTIAVSYYVVGPGEQLVTRTTPFRVKGVIQIDGLAADRDLTPEFPGIHEVDNMQAWDPPFPIDLKLIRPKDEAYWDEYRATPKAFIALATGQRLWQSRFGKLTAIRLAAAPGMDLQTTQSRLEENLLKRIQPEQAGFAMQAVKAQGLAASSGATDFSGLFIGFSLFLIVSATLLVGMLFRLGIEQRANELGLLRAVGFPQKSVTRRALQEAGVVAGLGCLFGLGGAIAYAGLLITGLRTWWVEAIGAAFLQLHVNPVSLIAGYLLAMAIIALAIWLTLRQLRKTPAPALLHGVTTPGETKPGRLAPIVFWSALGSAAVLLIFTLLQGSAQSPVLFFACGALLLIAGLAGISFWLRRQERRYRRILPITRLLEMGMRNTVRRPGRSMLSIALVACASFVIVAVGASRREFGAEVLLKNSGGGGFALVAESAVPLHQDLNAASGRSELGIAEDDSALAHLTQVIAMRLLPGEDASCLNLYRPQKPRILGVPAA